The genomic region GTGGCACGACACGCGCGAGGGAACCCCGCTCATGTCATGCGCGAATATGTCAAATTTGCATTTCAGTACTACCGGCACACTGCCGCCGATCCGATGTCGATAGGAAACCTGCCGAATACGGTGAGGATAAACCACAATGCGACTCCAGGATGAGCTCGATGCGGCTAGGGATAAGTGTTATGAAACCACCCCTCCGCATATTAGTCGCGTCCGCCAGGAAGCCATTGACGACCTGGTCTCCTCCGGGGTCGCCGAAAGAGCTATTCACGCCGGAGATCACGCCCCTGGATTCCGGCTGCGCGATCCCGATGGCAAAGTGATTTCGTCCTACGACCTTTTAAACAGGGGCCCAGTCCTCATCGTCTTCTACAGGGGCGGATGGTGCCCCTTTTGCAACCTCGATTTGCGTGCGATCGAGACCGTTGCGCGGGAGCTCCGATCAACGGGTGCGTCTATTGTCGCGGTTTCTCAGCAGTCTGCGCACGAGAGCCGCGCCACGGAGCGAATGAAGGGCCTATCGTTCCCAAGCCTGGTCGACCATGGCGGGAAGGTCGCTGGTGCGTTCGGCCTGCGTTGGAAGCTATCGCGAGAGTTGCGAGCCGCCGAACGGGAATGCGGTCTCGACCTTGCCGCCGTGAATGGCGAGTCGAGCTGGACACTGACGATGCCAGCTCGGTACGTCATAAGTTCGGAAGGGATCGTCGAGTATGCCGATATCAGCGCCGACTACACCCGACGCGGCGACCCCACAGATCTCTTTCCCGTCCTTAGGCATCTGCGTGCACGCCCGGCGTATTGATCCTCGACGGTGGCCGGCTCCGGGTTCCAGAAAACGTGTCCGCCCGTCCAGGGATGCTGGACGCGGGTTTCATCGCGCCGGCAGCGGTGGCAACGTAGCTTTCGGAGACAGCGCCTCCGCGCTCCGCGTGATGCTGCATTGCCAGCGCACGGGCTCAGCAGTGTCGGAAATAGTTAGCGGTGAACACAATGGAGCTCCACCAGGTTCGGTA from Sinorhizobium mexicanum harbors:
- a CDS encoding peroxiredoxin-like family protein, encoding MRLQDELDAARDKCYETTPPHISRVRQEAIDDLVSSGVAERAIHAGDHAPGFRLRDPDGKVISSYDLLNRGPVLIVFYRGGWCPFCNLDLRAIETVARELRSTGASIVAVSQQSAHESRATERMKGLSFPSLVDHGGKVAGAFGLRWKLSRELRAAERECGLDLAAVNGESSWTLTMPARYVISSEGIVEYADISADYTRRGDPTDLFPVLRHLRARPAY